From a region of the Panicum virgatum strain AP13 chromosome 2K, P.virgatum_v5, whole genome shotgun sequence genome:
- the LOC120694725 gene encoding protein transport protein SEC31 homolog B-like isoform X2, with protein sequence MACIKSAQRAALTALAPDAPYLAAGTMSGAVDMSFSASANIEIFRLDFQSDSPDLPLLASAPSPDRFNRLSWSRPGAVEGDSFALGLLAGGLSDGSVAVWNPLRMISSEGKAEDAMVARLEKHTGPVCGLEFSELTPNRLASGAEQGELCIWDLKNPVEPVVYPPLKSVGSSAQAEISCLSWNPKFQHILATTSSNGMTVVWDLRNQKPLTSFSDSVRRKSSVLQWNPDMSTQLIVASDDDSSPSLRVWDVRKTISPVREFVGHSKGVIAMSWCPYDSSFLLTCSKDNRTICWDTVSGEIISELPTSDNWNFDLHWYRKIPGVIAASSFDGKIGIYNLEFSGLYAAGDAGTPARPRAPAPKWLKCPTGASFGFGGKLVAFHPAAPSQGAQVSSSEVHVHNLVIEQSLVSRSTEFEAAIQNGDKSSLCALCEKKSQESLSDEERETWGFLRVMFEDGDVARTKLLAHLGFEPPQAPTVDSTDQLSQTLADTLNLDHGTTTDNADAQFLVYNGDDFFNNPQPPEASLAEEAISTNGEQIEQEMPGDVVPSDPSIDKSIQHALVVGDYKGAVNQCLAANRMADALVIAHAGGSALWESTRNQYLRKSISPYLKVVSAMVGNDLMSFVSTWPLSSWKETLALLCTFARKEEWNVLCDTLASRLLSVGDTLAATLCYICAGNIDKAVEIWSRNLKSEDGEKTYVDLLQDLMEKTITLALATGHKRFSASLSKLVENYAELLASQGLLKTAMEYLKLLGSDEHSHELAILRDRIAFSTEENDATRSSVSDSTGASSPYVTNQSYINPDHSQNLYQQVQSYNVPSNTYSDGYHQQPNATFAYNNAYQPTQPAQMFVPPSAPISSQQPQGSAPVPVPPQTVKTFTPANPMSLKNAEQYHQPNTLGSQLYTGAANQPYSTASSATYPSGPPPTFKPVQYQTTPVPSVGPTASVPGTVPNQMLPHSAAATYSTSRFMPSNNQGFVQRPGLSPAQPSSPTQAPAPAPAPAQPTPPAPPPTVQTADTSMVSAELRPVIATLTRLFDETSKALGGSQATQAKKREIEDNSRKIGALFVKLNSGDISPNVSSKLIQLCSALDSSDFATAMHLQVILTTSDWDECNFWLAALKRMIKTRQNFRM encoded by the exons atggcgtgcATCAAGAGCGCGCAGCGGGCGGCGCTGACGGCGCTGGCGCCCGACGCGCcgtacctcgccgccggcaccatGAGCGGAGCCGTCGACATGAGCTTCTCCGCGTCCGCCAACATCGAGATCTTCCGCCTCGACTTCCAGTCCGACTCCCCGGACCTCCCGCTCCTCGCCTCCGCGCCCTCCCCCGACCGCTTCAACCGCCTCTCCTGGTCGCGGCCGGGCGCCGTGGAGGGCGACTCCTTCGCGCTGGGCCTCCTCGCGGGAGGCCTCAGTGACGGCTCCGTCGCCGTGTGGAACCCGCTGAGAATGATCAG CTCCGAGGGCAAAGCGGAGGACGCCATGGTCGCGCGGCTCGAGAAGCACACCGGACCG GTTTGTGGGTTGGAGTTTAGCGAGCTCACGCCGAATCGGCTCGCTTCAGGGGCTGAGCAGGGGGAGCTCTGCATCTGGGATCTCAAGAACCCAGTCGAGCCAGTTGTTTACCCGCCACTCAAG AGTGTTGGTTCCAGTGCCCAAGCTGAAATCTCTTGTTTATCCTGGAATCCTAAGTTTCAACATATATTAGCAACCACTTCTAGTAATGGAATGACAG TTGTTTGGGATTTAAGGAACCAGAAACCACTGACTAG CTTTTCAGATTCTGTTAGAAGGAAATCCTCTGTTCTTCAATGGAACCCAGACATGTCCACCCAACTGATTGTTGCATCTGATGATGACAGCTCACCATCTCTGAGA GTTTGGGATGTCAGGAAGACCATTTCACCAGTAAGAGAATTCGTTGGCCATTCAAAAG GTGTAATTGCTATGTCCTGGTGCCCTTATGATAGTTCGTTCTTGCTTACATGTTCAAAAGACAATAGAACAATATGTTGGGATACTGTTAGTGGAGAG ATTATTAGTGAGCTACCAACCAGCGATAATTGGAATTTTGACCTTCACTGGTATCGGAAAATTCCTGGCGTCATAGCAGCATCCTCATTTGATGGGAAAATTGGCATATACAACCTAGAG tTCTCTGGACTTTATGCAGCTGGTGATGCAGGTACCCCAG CACGTCCAAGAGCGCCAGCTCCAAAATGGTTGAAATGCCCCACTGGTGCATCTTTTGGCTTTGGTGGTAAACTTGTTGCTTTCCATCCGGCGGCACCCAGCCAAGGCGCCCAAGTATCTTCTTCTGAG GTGCATGTGCACAATTTGGTGATTGAGCAAAGTCTGGTCAGCCGGTCAACTGAATTTGAAGCTGCTATACAGAATGGTGACAAGAGTTCGCTGTGTGCTCTGTGTGAAAAAAAATCACAAGAATCATT ATCTGATGAGGAAAGAGAAACCTGGGGCTTCTTAAGGGTTATGTTTGAGGATGGGGATGTTGCAAGGACAAAATTGCTTGCTCATCTTGGTTTCGAACCTCCTCAAGCACCAACTGTGGATTCAACTGACCAACTGAGCCAAACATTGGCGGATACACTTAACCTTGATCACGGCACAACAACTGATAATGCAGATGCTCAATTTCTCGTCTATAATGGGGATGATTTTTTCAATAATCCTCAACCCCCGGAGGCTAGCTTAGCTGAAGAAGCAATTTCTACAAATGGTGAACAGATAGAGCAGGAAATGCCTGGAGATGTTGTGCCATCTGATCCATCAATTGACAAGAGCATTCAACATGCATTGGTGGTTGGAGACTACAAAGGGGCAGTTAACCAGTGCCTTGCAGCAAATCGTATGGCTGATGCTTTGGTTATTGCCCATGCTGGTGGTTCCGCTCTATGGGAAAGCACAAGAAATCAGTATCTTAGAAAGAGTATCTCGCCCTACTTAAAG GTTGTTTCTGCTATGGTGGGCAATGATTTAATGAGTTTCGTGAGTACTTGGCCCCTAAGTTCGTGGAAAGAAACTCTTGCGCTACTGTGCACA TTTGCGCGGAAAGAGGAATGGAATGTTTTGTGTGACACACTTGCATCTAGACTCTTGAGTGTTGGAGATACACTAGCTGCAACTCTTTGTTACATCTGTGCTGGAAATATTGACAAAGCTGTCGAAATATGGTCTCGCAACTTGAAGTCTGAAGATGGTGAGAAGACTTATGTTGATCTTCTCCAG GATTTGATGGAAAAGACCATTACTCTCGCCCTTGCTACAGGCCACAAGAGATTTAGCGCATCGCTCTCTAAGCTTGTTGAGAACTACGCTGAACTGTTGGCCAGCCAAGGTCTTCTTAAGACTGCAATGGAGTATTTGAAACTGCTGGGATCAGATGAACATTCACATGAGCTAGCGATTTTGAGAGATAGAATTGCATTTTCTACAGAAG AGAATGATGCTACTAGGAGCTCTGTTTCTGATAGCACTGGTGCCAGTTCCCCATATGTCACTAATCAGAGTTATATCAACCCAGACCATTCTCAGAATCTTTACCAG CAGGTACAATCATATAATGTTCCAAGTAACACATATTCAGATGGTTACCACCAACAACCTAATGCAACCTTTGCGTACAACAATGCATACCAACCTACACAACCAGCCCAAATGTTTGTTCCACCAAGTGCACCCATCAGCTCTCAG CAACCACAAGGTTCTGCTCCCGTACCTGTGCCACCGCAAACAGTAAAGACATTTACCCCTGCAAACCCAATGAGTCTCAAAAATGCGGAACAATATCATCAACCTAATACTTTGGGCTCCCAGCTTTACACG GGTGCTGCAAACCAGCCATATTCTACCGCATCATCTGCTACTTATCCAAGTGGACCTCCACCCACATTCAAACCTGTTCAATACCAGACTACACCAGTCCCTTCTGTTGGTCCTACTGCCTCTGTACCAGGAACGGTCCCTAACCAGATGCTTCCCCATTCTGCCGCTGCAACTTACTCGACATCCAGGTTTATGCCATCAAACAATCAAGGCTTTGTTCAAAGGCCAGGCTTGAGTCCTGCCCAGCCCTCAAGTCCAACacaggcgccggcgccggcgccggcgccggcacagccaactcctcctgcacctcCCCCGACTGTGCAGACAGCTGATACATCTATGGTTTCTG CTGAGCTGAGACCTGTTATTGCAACACTGACTAGACTATTTGATGAGACATCCAAAGCCCTCGGGGGATCACAAGCTACTCAAGCAAAGAAGCGTGAAATTGAAGACAATTCAAGGAAAATAGGGGCATTATTTGTGAAACTAAATAGTGGCGACATATCTCCAAATGTTTCATCTAAACTCATTCAGCTGTGCAGTGCGCTTGATAGTAGTGATTTTGCCACTGCCATGCACCTCCAG GTAATCTTGACAACAAGTGACTGGGATGAGTGCAACTTTTGGCTTGCGGCATTGAAGCGTATGATCAAGACACGACAGAACTTCAGAATGTAA